The Lysobacter panacisoli genome includes a window with the following:
- the pheS gene encoding phenylalanine--tRNA ligase subunit alpha, with protein sequence MSGIESLTQQALVEIAAAESPDAIEALRVSLLGKSGSVTAQLKQLGTLPAEQRKVAGEAINKARDELTAALAQRRTVLDEAVLQSRLASESIDVTLPGIDAGRGGLHPVSRTMERIADIFGRLGFELSNGPEIEDDWHNFEALNFPPHHPARAMHDTFYFGDGRLLRTHTSGVQVRYMQDHQPPLRMIALGKVYRSDSDQTHTPMFHQCEGLLVDEHASFADLKGTLAEFVRAFFERDFEMRFRPSYFPFTEPSAEVDIAWQQPDGSTRWLEVLGCGMVHPNVLRNVGIDPEKYTGYAFGLGVERFAMLRYGVDDLRSFFDNDVRFLKQFA encoded by the coding sequence ATGAGTGGAATCGAATCACTGACGCAGCAGGCGCTGGTCGAGATCGCCGCGGCGGAATCGCCCGACGCGATCGAGGCGCTGCGTGTTTCGCTGCTGGGCAAGAGCGGCAGCGTCACCGCCCAGCTGAAGCAGCTCGGCACGCTGCCCGCCGAGCAGCGCAAGGTCGCGGGCGAAGCGATCAACAAGGCGCGCGACGAACTCACCGCCGCGCTCGCGCAGCGCCGCACCGTGCTCGACGAAGCCGTGCTGCAGTCGCGCCTGGCCTCGGAGAGCATCGACGTCACGCTGCCGGGCATCGACGCCGGCCGTGGCGGCCTGCATCCGGTCAGCCGTACGATGGAGCGCATCGCCGACATCTTCGGGCGTCTCGGTTTCGAACTGAGCAACGGTCCGGAGATCGAGGACGACTGGCACAACTTCGAAGCGCTGAACTTCCCGCCGCACCACCCGGCGCGCGCGATGCACGACACGTTCTACTTCGGCGACGGCCGCCTGCTGCGCACGCACACCTCCGGCGTGCAGGTGCGCTACATGCAGGACCACCAGCCGCCGCTGCGCATGATCGCGCTGGGCAAGGTGTACCGCAGCGACAGCGACCAGACGCACACGCCGATGTTCCACCAGTGCGAAGGCCTGCTGGTCGACGAGCACGCCAGCTTCGCCGACCTCAAGGGCACGCTCGCGGAATTCGTGCGCGCGTTCTTCGAGCGCGATTTCGAGATGCGCTTCCGCCCGAGCTACTTCCCCTTCACCGAGCCCTCGGCCGAAGTGGACATCGCCTGGCAGCAGCCGGACGGTTCCACGCGCTGGCTGGAAGTGCTCGGCTGCGGCATGGTCCATCCCAACGTGCTGCGCAACGTCGGCATCGATCCGGAGAAGTACACCGGCTATGCGTTCGGCCTGGGCGTCGAACGCTTCGCGATGCTGCGTTACGGCGTGGACGACCTGCGCAGCTTCTTCGACAACGACGTGCGCTTCCTCAAGCAGTTCGCCTGA
- a CDS encoding class I SAM-dependent methyltransferase, translating into MPGYFTRNQLVPIGGHTYRLRVLSDKTQVADPDGHGARLGMSAAQWSLFGQVWPAGRLLAQAMHRFDIAGKRILELGCGIGLASLVLQRRGADVVASDVHPLAEGFLAYNAALNALPTVQYRQLRWDVPLPSLGHFDVIIAGDVFYERDDALLLIEVIARHACPDGEVLVTDPGGEHSSRLNRLMARQGFETLEERCPMDDRDTPPYRGRLLHYTRAPGVHA; encoded by the coding sequence GTGCCCGGCTATTTCACTCGCAATCAGCTCGTGCCCATTGGTGGGCACACGTATCGACTCCGGGTTCTGAGCGACAAGACTCAGGTCGCCGATCCCGATGGACACGGTGCCCGTCTGGGCATGTCCGCAGCCCAATGGAGCCTTTTCGGGCAGGTCTGGCCGGCGGGACGATTACTCGCGCAGGCCATGCACCGCTTCGACATCGCGGGCAAGCGCATCCTCGAACTTGGATGCGGCATCGGCTTGGCGAGCCTGGTGCTGCAACGTCGCGGTGCGGACGTTGTCGCGTCGGACGTGCATCCGCTGGCCGAAGGGTTCCTCGCGTACAACGCGGCACTGAATGCCCTGCCCACCGTGCAATACCGCCAGCTGCGGTGGGATGTGCCGCTGCCGTCCCTTGGTCACTTCGATGTGATCATCGCCGGCGATGTGTTCTACGAGCGCGACGACGCGCTGCTCCTGATCGAAGTGATCGCGCGGCATGCATGCCCGGACGGCGAAGTACTGGTCACCGATCCAGGCGGCGAGCACAGCTCGCGCCTGAATCGATTGATGGCGCGACAGGGCTTCGAGACGCTCGAAGAGCGCTGCCCGATGGACGACCGCGACACGCCTCCCTACCGCGGCCGCTTGTTGCACTACACCCGTGCCCCGGGCGTACACGCATGA
- the ihfA gene encoding integration host factor subunit alpha, whose protein sequence is MALTKAEMAERLFDEVGLNKREAKEFVDSFFDALREALEHGRQVKLSGFGNFDLRRKNQRPGRNPKTGEEIPISARTVVTFRPGQKLKERVEAYSGAEHA, encoded by the coding sequence ATGGCATTGACCAAGGCTGAGATGGCCGAACGCCTGTTCGACGAGGTCGGGCTGAACAAGCGCGAGGCGAAGGAGTTCGTGGATTCCTTCTTCGACGCGCTGCGTGAGGCGCTCGAGCACGGACGCCAGGTGAAGCTGTCCGGCTTCGGCAACTTCGACCTGCGCCGCAAGAACCAGCGCCCGGGCCGCAACCCGAAGACGGGCGAGGAGATTCCGATCTCCGCCCGTACCGTGGTGACGTTCCGCCCCGGCCAGAAGCTGAAGGAACGCGTCGAAGCCTATTCCGGAGCGGAGCATGCTTGA
- the rplT gene encoding 50S ribosomal protein L20 codes for MARVKRGVTARRRHKKILKQAKGYYHARRKVFRVAKQAVTKALQYAYIGRKQKKRHFRSLWITRINAAARINGLSYSRFINGLMKAGITLDRKVLADIAVHDAQGFAALAEKAKSALAA; via the coding sequence ATGGCACGAGTTAAGCGTGGTGTTACGGCGCGTCGCCGTCACAAGAAAATCCTGAAGCAGGCCAAGGGCTACTATCACGCCCGTCGCAAGGTCTTCCGCGTCGCCAAGCAGGCGGTCACGAAGGCCCTGCAGTACGCCTACATCGGTCGCAAGCAGAAGAAGCGTCATTTCCGTTCGCTGTGGATCACCCGCATCAATGCGGCTGCCCGCATCAACGGTCTGAGCTACAGCCGTTTCATCAACGGCCTGATGAAGGCCGGCATCACCCTCGACCGTAAGGTGCTGGCGGACATCGCCGTGCACGACGCGCAGGGTTTTGCGGCGCTGGCTGAGAAGGCGAAGAGCGCGCTCGCGGCGTAA
- the rpmI gene encoding 50S ribosomal protein L35, which produces MPKIKTNRAAAKRFRKTASGKYKCGHANKSHILTKKATKRKRNLRQTNHVRAEDAGRLDRMLPYL; this is translated from the coding sequence ATGCCCAAGATCAAGACCAATCGGGCGGCGGCCAAGCGCTTCCGGAAGACCGCTTCCGGCAAGTACAAGTGCGGCCACGCCAACAAGAGCCACATCCTCACCAAGAAGGCGACCAAGCGGAAGCGCAACCTGCGGCAGACGAACCATGTTCGTGCCGAGGACGCGGGCCGTCTGGACCGCATGCTGCCGTATCTCTGA
- a CDS encoding fasciclin domain-containing protein, producing MSTMTNTSTNTKNLVDTAAADGSFKTFGKAIERAGMSDTLRGVGPFTVFAPTDAAFEKLPAGKLENLFKPENKQELVSLLNYHVVSGRKTVADIGKWEAARTVNGQSAPITLANDKVSIDGAQVTSADISSSNGVIHGIDKVNIPTKQ from the coding sequence ATGAGCACCATGACCAATACCAGCACCAACACCAAGAACCTCGTCGACACGGCTGCCGCTGACGGGTCGTTCAAGACCTTCGGCAAGGCCATCGAACGTGCAGGCATGAGCGACACCCTGCGCGGCGTCGGTCCGTTCACCGTCTTTGCGCCAACCGATGCGGCGTTCGAAAAGCTTCCTGCCGGGAAGCTGGAGAACCTGTTCAAGCCCGAGAACAAGCAAGAGCTCGTCTCGCTGCTGAACTACCACGTGGTCAGCGGCCGCAAGACCGTGGCCGATATCGGCAAGTGGGAAGCCGCCAGGACGGTGAATGGCCAATCCGCTCCGATCACGTTGGCCAACGACAAGGTCAGCATCGACGGTGCACAGGTCACGTCGGCCGACATCAGCTCCAGCAACGGTGTCATCCACGGCATCGACAAGGTCAACATTCCGACCAAGCAGTAA
- a CDS encoding SCO family protein, giving the protein MASAFALLAALASADAFAASSSNTTLPADSVYQLTLPLTDQAGRVSDWRTRRGKPQLVSMFYTSCQYVCPLIVDSGKAIESQLTPSQRNRLGILLVSMDPARDTPTALASVVAKRKLDTSHWTLASPPAGSVREVAGLLGIRFRPLADGEFNHTSALILLDPEGRVLARTEQIGTRPDPEFLSAVRKAAGP; this is encoded by the coding sequence ATGGCATCCGCGTTCGCGCTATTAGCCGCACTGGCGAGCGCAGACGCCTTCGCCGCATCGTCGTCGAACACGACGTTGCCTGCCGATTCGGTATACCAGCTGACGTTGCCGCTGACGGACCAGGCGGGACGGGTCAGCGACTGGCGCACGCGGCGCGGCAAGCCGCAGCTGGTTTCGATGTTCTATACGTCATGCCAGTACGTGTGTCCGCTGATCGTGGACTCAGGCAAGGCGATCGAATCGCAGCTGACACCTTCGCAACGCAATCGCCTCGGTATCCTGCTGGTGAGCATGGATCCGGCGCGCGATACGCCGACCGCACTCGCGTCCGTCGTCGCCAAGCGCAAGCTGGACACGTCGCACTGGACGCTCGCATCGCCGCCTGCCGGTTCGGTGCGTGAAGTCGCGGGACTCCTCGGCATCCGCTTCAGGCCGCTCGCCGACGGCGAGTTCAACCACACGAGCGCGTTGATCCTCCTCGATCCGGAGGGGCGCGTCCTCGCGCGCACGGAACAGATCGGCACGCGTCCCGATCCGGAATTCCTGTCCGCCGTGCGCAAGGCCGCCGGCCCCTGA
- a CDS encoding YkgJ family cysteine cluster protein, whose product MKPGSRYLKGAAKCTECDAVCCRLTVVLQPEDRVPSHLTTRTPENLLVMAHDEDGWCVAMDGARMNCGIYETRPAVCRRFVMNGPYCRAIRIDYADECARAIELTLV is encoded by the coding sequence ATGAAACCGGGCAGCCGCTACTTGAAAGGAGCGGCGAAGTGCACGGAGTGCGATGCGGTCTGTTGTCGGTTGACGGTCGTGTTGCAGCCGGAAGACCGGGTTCCTTCTCACCTGACGACGCGCACGCCGGAAAACCTGCTCGTCATGGCACACGACGAGGACGGCTGGTGCGTGGCGATGGACGGCGCCCGCATGAACTGCGGCATCTACGAAACCCGTCCTGCCGTATGCCGGCGATTCGTCATGAACGGTCCCTACTGCCGGGCCATCCGCATCGACTACGCGGATGAATGCGCGCGCGCCATCGAACTCACCCTGGTGTAA
- the infC gene encoding translation initiation factor IF-3 — protein sequence MSTPEKPNRKNQEIRVPRVRVIGSDGEMIGVLTRDEALRMAEDEGLDLVEIQPNADPPVCKIMDFGKFRFEQQKKANEAKKKTKQVEIKELKFRPVTDEGDYQIKLRNMRRFLEEGDKVKVNIRFRGREMSHQELGREMAARIEADLGEDIVIESRPRLEGRQMVMMIAPKKK from the coding sequence ATCAGTACCCCCGAAAAGCCCAATCGGAAGAACCAGGAAATCCGCGTACCCCGCGTGCGTGTGATCGGCAGCGACGGTGAAATGATCGGCGTGCTCACGCGCGACGAAGCCCTGCGCATGGCCGAGGACGAGGGTCTGGATCTGGTCGAGATCCAGCCCAACGCCGATCCGCCGGTCTGCAAGATCATGGACTTCGGCAAGTTCCGCTTCGAGCAGCAGAAGAAGGCCAACGAGGCGAAGAAGAAGACCAAGCAGGTCGAGATCAAGGAGCTCAAGTTCCGTCCCGTGACCGACGAGGGCGACTACCAGATCAAGCTGCGCAACATGCGCCGTTTCCTGGAAGAGGGCGACAAGGTCAAGGTCAACATCCGCTTCCGTGGCCGCGAGATGAGCCACCAGGAGCTGGGCCGCGAGATGGCGGCGCGGATCGAGGCCGACCTCGGCGAGGACATCGTCATCGAGTCCCGCCCGCGCCTGGAAGGTCGCCAGATGGTCATGATGATCGCGCCGAAGAAGAAGTGA
- the thrS gene encoding threonine--tRNA ligase — protein sequence MIAITLPDGSRREFEQPVSVADVAASIGAGLAKAALAGKVDGKLVDTGFRIDHDASLEIVTDKHPDALEVLRHSTAHLLAQAVQRLYPGAQVTIGPVIDNGFYYDFAYERPFTPEDLPAIEAEMQKIVKDALPVARSVKSRDDAVAYFRGLGEAYKAEIIESIPSGEELSLYSQGEFTDLCRGPHVPSTDKLRAFKLMKVAGAYWRGDSNNQMLSRIYGTAWLNDKDLKAYLTQLEEAEKRDHRKIAKAQDLFHLQEEGPGLIFWHPKGWSIWQVVEQYMRRVYRETGYGEVRCPQILDVSLWQKSGHWDNYKDNMFFTESEKRTYALKPMNCPGHVQVFNQGLHSYRDLPIRYGEFGACHRNEPSGALHGILRVRGFTQDDGHIFCTEDQIESEVRAFHEQALKVYGDFGFSDIQIKIALRPDSRLGDDATWDKAEDALRSALRAAGVEWQELPGEGAFYGPKIEYHLQDAIGRTWQLGTMQVDFMMPGRLGAEYVDEHSQRRHPVMLHRAIVGSMERFIGILIEHHAGQFPAWLAPIQAVAMNITDAQADYVDEVRKSLANQGFRVHSDLRNEKIGYKIREHTLQRVPYLLVVGDREKENGMVAVRTRGGEDLGTMSVADFASRLRSEGVQ from the coding sequence ATGATCGCAATCACGCTCCCCGACGGCAGCCGCCGCGAATTCGAACAACCCGTTTCCGTGGCCGACGTGGCCGCCTCCATCGGCGCCGGCCTGGCCAAGGCCGCGCTCGCCGGCAAGGTCGATGGCAAGCTCGTCGACACGGGCTTCCGCATCGACCACGACGCGTCGCTCGAAATCGTCACCGACAAGCATCCCGATGCACTCGAGGTGCTTCGCCATTCCACCGCGCACCTGCTGGCGCAGGCCGTGCAGCGCCTGTATCCGGGTGCGCAGGTCACCATCGGCCCGGTCATCGACAACGGCTTCTATTACGACTTCGCCTACGAGCGCCCGTTCACGCCGGAAGACCTGCCGGCGATCGAGGCCGAGATGCAGAAGATCGTGAAGGATGCGCTGCCGGTCGCGCGCAGCGTGAAGTCGCGCGACGACGCGGTGGCTTACTTCCGTGGCCTGGGTGAGGCGTACAAGGCCGAGATCATCGAATCGATCCCGTCCGGTGAGGAGCTCTCGCTCTACAGCCAGGGCGAGTTCACCGACCTGTGCCGCGGTCCGCACGTGCCGTCCACGGACAAGCTGCGCGCGTTCAAGCTGATGAAGGTCGCCGGCGCATATTGGCGCGGCGATTCCAACAACCAGATGCTCAGCCGTATCTACGGCACGGCGTGGCTCAACGACAAGGACCTCAAGGCCTACCTGACGCAGCTCGAGGAAGCTGAGAAGCGCGACCATCGCAAGATCGCCAAGGCGCAGGACCTGTTCCACCTGCAGGAAGAAGGTCCGGGCCTGATCTTCTGGCATCCGAAGGGCTGGTCGATCTGGCAGGTCGTCGAGCAGTACATGCGTCGGGTCTATCGCGAAACGGGCTACGGCGAAGTGCGTTGCCCGCAGATCCTCGACGTGTCGCTGTGGCAGAAGTCCGGCCACTGGGACAACTACAAGGACAACATGTTCTTCACCGAGTCCGAGAAACGGACCTACGCGCTGAAGCCCATGAACTGCCCGGGCCACGTGCAGGTGTTCAACCAGGGCCTGCACAGCTACCGCGACCTGCCGATCCGCTACGGCGAGTTCGGCGCCTGCCACCGCAACGAGCCCTCCGGCGCGCTGCACGGCATCCTGCGCGTGCGCGGCTTCACCCAGGACGACGGCCACATCTTCTGCACCGAGGACCAGATCGAGTCCGAGGTCCGCGCTTTCCACGAGCAGGCACTGAAGGTCTACGGCGACTTCGGCTTCAGCGACATCCAGATCAAGATCGCCCTGCGTCCGGATTCGCGCCTGGGCGACGACGCCACCTGGGACAAGGCCGAGGACGCGCTGCGTTCGGCCCTGCGCGCCGCGGGCGTGGAGTGGCAGGAGTTGCCGGGCGAGGGCGCGTTCTATGGCCCGAAGATCGAGTACCACCTGCAGGACGCCATCGGCCGCACCTGGCAGCTGGGCACGATGCAGGTCGACTTCATGATGCCGGGCCGCCTCGGCGCCGAGTATGTCGACGAGCACAGCCAGCGCCGTCATCCGGTGATGCTGCACCGGGCCATCGTCGGCTCGATGGAGCGCTTCATCGGCATCCTGATCGAGCACCACGCCGGCCAGTTCCCGGCTTGGCTGGCGCCGATCCAGGCGGTGGCCATGAACATCACCGACGCCCAGGCCGATTACGTGGACGAAGTCCGGAAATCCCTTGCAAATCAAGGCTTCCGGGTCCATTCCGATTTGCGCAACGAAAAGATCGGCTATAAGATTCGCGAGCACACGCTGCAGCGCGTGCCCTACCTGCTGGTGGTCGGCGACCGCGAAAAGGAAAACGGCATGGTCGCCGTCCGTACCCGCGGAGGAGAGGATCTGGGGACGATGTCCGTCGCCGATTTCGCCTCGCGTTTGCGCAGTGAGGGCGTACAGTAA
- a CDS encoding MerR family transcriptional regulator has product MLDPGSNRELPPIPAKRYFTIGEVSELCDVKPHVLRYWETEFPMLNPVKRRGNRRYYQRHEVLMVRQIRGLLYEQGYTIGGARLRLEGETAKDESALSSQIIRQVRMELEEVLQLLRR; this is encoded by the coding sequence ATGCTTGATCCCGGCAGCAATCGCGAACTCCCGCCCATCCCGGCGAAGCGCTACTTCACCATCGGTGAAGTCAGCGAGCTGTGCGACGTCAAGCCGCACGTGCTTCGCTACTGGGAGACGGAGTTTCCGATGCTCAACCCGGTCAAGCGCCGCGGCAATCGCCGCTACTACCAGCGCCACGAAGTGCTGATGGTCCGCCAGATCCGCGGCCTGCTGTACGAACAGGGCTACACCATCGGCGGCGCGCGCCTGCGCCTGGAAGGCGAGACGGCGAAGGACGAATCCGCGCTGAGTTCGCAGATCATCCGCCAGGTGCGGATGGAGCTGGAAGAAGTCCTGCAGCTGCTGCGGCGCTGA
- the pheT gene encoding phenylalanine--tRNA ligase subunit beta, translating to MKFSENWLRHHVPTRASRDELAATLTAIGLEVEDVTPLGDSLDGVVVAQIVSAEKHPEADRLQVCQVDTGNGIVQIVCGAPNARAGLKAPLATVGANLPGGIAIKAAKLRGVESAGMLCSAKELGVDPDASGLLELPADAAVGTPLAQYLGLPDASIEIKLTPNRADCFSVRGIAYDVAAALGSEVGSFDATPVTAQSDAVLAVELDAGPRVPRFVGRVIDGVDANVSTPVWMAERLRRSGVRPISFLVDVTQYVMLELGQPMHAFDKDALEGAVVVRPAREGEEIKLLDGRTVALDPEFLVVSDSRGGKAARAVALGGIMGGFDTRVTDVTRNVFLEAAHWVPSAIIGRSRKLGLHTDAGHRFERGVDPELPRIAVEYASRLIVDIAGGVPGPMIEAVHTEHLQPAQPIVLRRARLARVLGLQVADTEVERILRALGLSVETLADGWRVVPPSRRFDLAIEEDLIEEIARIHGYNAIPTTLPAGAARLVSPSETRIDEATARRHLASRDYLEAINYAFVEADLLAKWGLTVDAVPLANPLSAELGVMRTGLLPGLVAALARNAVRQQSRVRLFELGNVFASATPGVGDGAPRETQRIAAVACGDAQAEQWAGASRAVGFHDLKGDLESLAALAGATLEFRTSQPAWAHPGRSADVYRDGVKLGWIGQLHPRLQRALELDVDVIAFELDLEPLFSRAVPKAGALSKFPSVRRDLAFVVPEDVEWGALAQSVKHAAGPSLRDLVLFDRYQGKGVEPGFKSLAMGLILQDESRTLTDRDVDSTVASVTTALQQEYGAAIRG from the coding sequence ATGAAATTCTCCGAAAACTGGCTCCGCCACCACGTACCGACCCGCGCCTCGCGCGATGAACTCGCCGCGACGCTGACCGCGATCGGCCTGGAGGTCGAGGACGTCACGCCGCTGGGCGACTCGCTCGACGGCGTCGTCGTCGCGCAGATCGTCAGCGCGGAAAAACACCCCGAAGCCGACCGCCTGCAGGTCTGCCAGGTCGATACCGGCAACGGCATCGTGCAGATCGTGTGCGGCGCGCCGAACGCGCGCGCCGGCCTGAAGGCGCCGCTTGCGACAGTCGGCGCGAACCTGCCCGGCGGCATCGCGATCAAGGCCGCGAAGCTGCGCGGCGTGGAATCGGCGGGCATGTTGTGCTCGGCCAAGGAACTCGGCGTGGACCCGGATGCATCCGGCCTGCTCGAACTGCCGGCCGATGCTGCGGTTGGTACGCCGCTGGCGCAGTACCTCGGCCTGCCGGACGCGTCCATCGAGATCAAGCTCACGCCCAATCGCGCCGACTGCTTCAGCGTGCGCGGCATCGCCTACGACGTCGCCGCTGCGCTCGGCAGTGAAGTCGGCTCGTTCGACGCGACGCCAGTGACGGCGCAGAGCGACGCCGTGCTCGCGGTCGAACTCGACGCAGGTCCGCGCGTGCCGCGCTTCGTTGGTCGCGTGATCGACGGCGTGGACGCCAACGTCTCCACGCCCGTGTGGATGGCCGAACGCCTGCGTCGCAGCGGCGTGCGCCCGATCAGCTTCCTCGTCGACGTCACCCAGTACGTGATGCTCGAACTCGGCCAGCCGATGCACGCCTTCGACAAGGACGCGCTGGAAGGCGCCGTCGTCGTGCGTCCCGCGCGCGAGGGTGAGGAGATCAAGCTGCTCGACGGCCGCACCGTCGCGCTCGATCCGGAATTCCTCGTCGTCTCCGACAGTCGCGGCGGCAAGGCCGCGCGTGCGGTCGCGCTGGGCGGCATCATGGGCGGGTTTGACACGCGGGTCACCGATGTCACGCGCAACGTCTTCCTCGAAGCCGCGCATTGGGTGCCGTCGGCGATCATCGGCCGCAGCCGCAAGCTCGGTCTGCACACCGATGCCGGCCATCGTTTCGAGCGCGGCGTCGATCCGGAACTGCCGCGCATCGCGGTGGAGTACGCATCGAGGCTGATCGTCGACATCGCCGGCGGCGTGCCGGGGCCGATGATCGAAGCGGTGCACACCGAACACCTGCAGCCGGCGCAGCCGATCGTGCTGCGTCGCGCGCGCCTGGCGCGCGTGCTCGGCCTGCAGGTCGCCGACACGGAAGTCGAACGCATCCTGCGCGCGCTGGGTCTGTCGGTCGAAACCCTCGCCGACGGCTGGCGCGTGGTACCGCCGAGCCGCCGCTTCGATCTGGCGATCGAAGAAGACCTGATCGAGGAAATCGCACGCATCCACGGCTACAACGCGATCCCGACCACGCTGCCCGCTGGCGCCGCGCGTCTGGTGTCGCCGAGCGAAACGCGGATCGACGAGGCCACCGCGCGTCGCCATCTCGCTTCGCGCGATTACCTGGAAGCGATCAACTACGCCTTCGTCGAGGCCGACCTGCTGGCGAAGTGGGGCCTTACCGTCGACGCCGTGCCGCTGGCCAATCCGCTCAGTGCCGAACTCGGGGTGATGCGCACCGGCCTGCTGCCGGGCCTGGTCGCCGCGCTCGCGCGCAACGCCGTGCGCCAGCAGTCGCGCGTGCGCCTGTTCGAGCTGGGCAACGTGTTCGCGAGCGCGACGCCGGGCGTCGGCGATGGCGCCCCGCGCGAAACCCAGCGCATCGCCGCTGTCGCCTGTGGCGATGCGCAGGCCGAGCAGTGGGCGGGCGCATCGCGCGCGGTCGGTTTCCACGACCTCAAGGGCGATCTCGAAAGCCTCGCCGCGCTCGCCGGTGCGACGCTCGAGTTCCGCACCTCGCAGCCCGCCTGGGCGCACCCCGGCCGGTCGGCCGACGTGTACCGCGACGGCGTGAAGCTGGGCTGGATCGGTCAGCTGCATCCGCGCCTGCAGCGTGCGCTGGAGCTGGACGTCGACGTGATCGCGTTCGAACTCGACCTGGAACCCCTGTTCAGCCGCGCCGTGCCCAAGGCCGGGGCGCTGTCCAAGTTCCCGTCCGTCCGCCGGGACCTCGCGTTCGTCGTCCCGGAGGACGTCGAATGGGGGGCGCTTGCGCAGTCCGTGAAGCATGCCGCAGGCCCGTCCCTGCGCGATCTCGTACTGTTCGACCGCTACCAGGGCAAGGGCGTGGAACCGGGTTTCAAAAGTCTTGCTATGGGCTTGATTCTGCAGGATGAATCGCGCACCCTGACTGACCGTGACGTCGATTCCACGGTGGCTTCGGTCACCACGGCGTTGCAGCAGGAATACGGCGCGGCGATCCGCGGCTGA